In one window of Shewanella goraebulensis DNA:
- the ybaK gene encoding Cys-tRNA(Pro) deacylase: MTPAINLVKKHRIEHEVLAYEHDANAESFGDEAVAKLGLPAEQVFKTLVVMLDTKELVVAVIPVNKKLNLKLIAKAAFAKKSVMADKLLVEKTTGYVLGGVSPLGQKKRLRTIIDLSAQGFMTMYVSAGKRGLDIGLSPVALCSLTQGRFADVAV; the protein is encoded by the coding sequence ATGACTCCCGCGATTAACCTAGTTAAAAAGCATAGAATAGAGCATGAAGTACTTGCCTACGAGCATGATGCGAATGCTGAGTCTTTTGGTGATGAAGCTGTGGCAAAACTGGGTCTACCTGCTGAACAAGTTTTTAAAACATTAGTGGTGATGCTGGACACTAAAGAGCTGGTGGTTGCTGTGATACCTGTAAACAAAAAGCTAAACCTTAAGCTGATCGCAAAAGCCGCTTTTGCGAAAAAGTCAGTTATGGCTGATAAGCTTTTAGTTGAGAAAACAACAGGGTATGTTTTAGGTGGCGTGAGTCCATTGGGGCAAAAGAAGCGTTTACGGACAATAATTGATCTCTCCGCTCAAGGATTTATGACCATGTATGTTAGTGCGGGAAAAAGAGGGTTAGATATCGGTTTATCGCCAGTTGCTCTTTGCTCGCTAACCCAAGGTCGTTTTGCAGATGTTGCGGTATAA
- a CDS encoding VOC family protein, producing the protein MATLACFDHIHIYVKDRKAAEVWYREVLGFNAVETLAFWAVGNGPLVLAHQHLHLALFESQADKRTTVAFGVDATNFFLWQQKLTDHRVSFTVSDHEITWSIYFCDPDGNPFEITSFDYDAIRELAKN; encoded by the coding sequence ATGGCAACGTTAGCGTGTTTTGATCATATTCATATTTATGTAAAAGACCGGAAAGCTGCTGAGGTTTGGTATCGAGAAGTGCTTGGGTTTAATGCTGTTGAAACATTAGCATTTTGGGCTGTAGGTAATGGCCCATTAGTGCTTGCTCATCAACATTTGCATCTCGCATTATTTGAATCTCAGGCCGACAAAAGAACGACAGTGGCGTTTGGTGTTGATGCGACTAATTTCTTTTTATGGCAACAAAAGTTAACTGACCACAGGGTGAGCTTTACCGTGAGTGACCATGAAATTACTTGGTCGATCTACTTTTGCGATCCCGATGGTAATCCTTTTGAAATCACCAGCTTTGATTATGATGCTATTCGTGAATTAGCGAAAAATTAA
- a CDS encoding DUF3137 domain-containing protein produces the protein MSQVQSPEPELVATDKPANNKALSQFLTQLKSQVSRSESIDVVKSALDKAIDYPNQLRYKNTNLYIGMAAAIFAAIGYWFYLEQQGRYYRYSDIDFGVFIFCIISLVVAIYIFVARRKKVDKVSRLLRDETLKHLYNMTDCQQQFLNNAENKFVDFKRGNYSQDLEWGKEIDFHSDLGLIRASVVYHHYVDRRTETYTESDGKGGTRTRTRTVYDHYYRQGVILPPLNKTTHLVISESRLSKQWSQSFMPASREFEKNFRVQANSQFDAAKFLEPAVVVACEQLGNKLKNLTIEFAHDGSVLINQHNTNLLNPAMDHDITNPAAFKEELLNDTSLFTVNSIFGFVNQIIRHTN, from the coding sequence ATGTCTCAAGTTCAATCGCCAGAGCCTGAACTCGTCGCAACCGACAAACCAGCAAATAATAAAGCACTGAGCCAATTTCTCACTCAACTTAAGTCACAAGTGTCTCGTTCAGAGTCAATTGATGTCGTGAAGTCGGCGTTAGATAAAGCCATCGACTACCCAAATCAATTACGGTATAAAAATACTAATTTATATATTGGTATGGCAGCAGCTATATTTGCAGCGATTGGCTACTGGTTCTATCTAGAGCAGCAAGGCCGTTATTATAGATACTCTGATATAGATTTTGGTGTGTTTATCTTCTGTATCATTAGCCTAGTGGTCGCTATATACATATTTGTAGCACGGCGTAAAAAAGTCGATAAAGTATCACGGCTGCTTCGTGATGAAACCCTCAAACACCTTTATAATATGACCGATTGTCAGCAACAGTTTTTAAATAACGCTGAAAATAAATTTGTCGACTTTAAACGTGGTAATTACTCACAAGATCTTGAGTGGGGTAAAGAGATCGACTTTCATTCCGACTTAGGGTTAATTCGTGCCAGCGTGGTGTATCATCATTACGTTGATAGAAGAACCGAAACTTATACAGAGTCAGATGGCAAAGGTGGAACACGCACCCGTACTCGCACGGTATACGACCATTATTACCGCCAGGGAGTCATACTGCCACCGCTGAATAAAACCACCCATCTTGTCATTAGTGAGTCGCGTTTATCAAAACAATGGTCGCAAAGCTTTATGCCTGCATCTAGAGAGTTTGAAAAGAACTTTAGAGTCCAAGCAAACTCACAGTTTGATGCTGCAAAGTTTCTTGAGCCAGCTGTGGTGGTAGCGTGTGAGCAATTGGGTAATAAACTTAAAAACCTCACTATCGAATTTGCCCACGATGGCAGTGTATTGATCAATCAGCATAATACTAATTTATTGAATCCAGCAATGGATCACGACATCACCAATCCTGCTGCGTTTAAAGAAGAGTTACTCAATGACACCTCATTGTTTACCGTAAACAGCATTTTTGGCTTTGTGAACCAAATTATACGCCACACAAATTAA